A part of Kitasatospora acidiphila genomic DNA contains:
- a CDS encoding cysteine synthase family protein codes for MPAPTRTYESITEALLLPKLIRLGPNFYGASFTLMKLLPACHILQRAEERGELGPDTVIVETTSGTFGLALAMQTTLMGRQLILVSDPAIDDNLYRRLTDLGARVEICPEPAEIGGFQEARLRRLAEIRAELPDSFCPEQYGNPDNPASYRVVAELLADQLGTVDCLVGPVGSGGSMCGTTRALREHSPQTRAIGVDSHRSVLFGQPDGPRQLRGIGNSLWPANLDYTVFDEVHWCSAAEAFSATRELHARHALFQGPTSGAAYLVAKWWAERNPDRTCVVMLPDEGYRYQASVYDDAWLAEQGLLLTPAERPAEPLVIEAPEKAEDRWTRFAWDRRGYDDVPGTITRFAGTAIAGSAS; via the coding sequence ATGCCGGCGCCCACCCGCACCTACGAGTCGATCACCGAAGCGCTGCTGCTGCCCAAGCTGATCAGGCTCGGCCCCAACTTCTACGGGGCGTCATTCACACTGATGAAGCTGCTCCCGGCCTGCCACATTTTGCAACGGGCTGAGGAGCGCGGCGAGTTGGGCCCGGACACGGTGATCGTGGAGACCACCTCGGGGACCTTCGGGCTCGCGCTGGCCATGCAGACGACCCTGATGGGCCGTCAGCTGATCCTGGTGAGCGACCCGGCGATCGACGACAACCTGTACCGCAGGTTGACCGACTTGGGGGCCCGGGTCGAGATCTGCCCCGAGCCGGCCGAGATCGGAGGCTTCCAGGAGGCGCGGCTGCGCCGACTGGCCGAGATCCGGGCCGAACTGCCGGACAGCTTCTGCCCCGAGCAGTACGGCAACCCCGACAACCCGGCCTCCTACCGGGTGGTCGCCGAGCTGCTCGCCGACCAACTCGGCACCGTGGACTGCCTGGTCGGCCCGGTCGGCTCCGGCGGCTCGATGTGCGGCACCACCCGGGCGCTGCGCGAACACTCCCCGCAGACCAGGGCGATCGGCGTGGACAGCCACCGCAGCGTGCTGTTCGGCCAGCCCGACGGGCCGCGCCAGCTGCGCGGCATCGGCAACAGCCTGTGGCCCGCCAACCTCGACTACACCGTCTTCGACGAGGTCCACTGGTGCTCCGCCGCCGAGGCCTTCTCGGCCACCCGCGAACTGCACGCCCGGCACGCCCTCTTCCAGGGCCCGACCAGCGGCGCCGCGTACCTGGTCGCCAAGTGGTGGGCCGAGCGCAACCCGGACCGCACCTGCGTGGTGATGCTCCCCGACGAGGGCTACCGCTATCAGGCCTCGGTCTACGACGACGCCTGGCTGGCCGAGCAGGGCCTGCTACTGACCCCGGCCGAGCGGCCCGCCGAACCGCTGGTCATCGAGGCCCCCGAAAAGGCCGAGGACCGCTGGAC
- a CDS encoding aminotransferase class I/II-fold pyridoxal phosphate-dependent enzyme, translating into MSSELPKAAALFTLADYETAAKKHFDQGSWDFIAGGAGQERTLAANLAAFDRVRLQSRVLTGAGLPETKTTLLGRSWSAPIAVAPMAYHTLADPEGEVATARAAGAAGLPLVVSTFAGRTFESIAEAATAPLWLQVYCFRDRSTTRRLVERAERAGFEALVLTVDAPRLGRRLRDLRNGFRLPDGMVPANLTGGDYASPSAHALTEFDPALDWSVIDWLREVSSLPVLVKGVMSTSDARAAVRAGVDGIVVSNHGGRQLDGAPATLDVLPGITAAVGGACPVLVDGGIRRGADVLAALALGADAVLLGRPVLHGLAVGGERGAAHLLDLITEELVEAMALTGTPSVAETGPSLVGAEPEAAPAPGAVQAVPAAGLRKAELHGSLSDPVLDTMNFLNEVTTRYPQAISFAPGRPYDGFFDTEQIFTHLRRYLDHLEAQGASPDQVRSALFQYGPTSGQIRELIADSLRKDENTDVAPESIVVTVGCQEAMFLAVRALISGPEDVLLVSSPCYVGITGAARLLDVTPTAVAERESGFDCADLEAAILAERARGRRPRAFYVIPDHSNPSGTTMPLQTRLDLLDLAQRHDILLLEDSPYRMVSPGQQLPTLKSLDRHRRVVQLGSLSKTLFPGARVGYVVADQPVVDADGRTGLLADELTKIKSMITVNTSAVSQAVVAGMLLAADGRTSELNTETAAYYGDAMRVTLEELARQFPPAEREALGVRWNEPTGGFFLSLTVPFRADNAALIRSAEDFGVIWTPMSYFYPDGGGEHAIRLSVSYLTHRQIADGTARLAQFIKSQVRS; encoded by the coding sequence ATGAGCTCCGAACTCCCCAAGGCCGCCGCTCTGTTCACCCTGGCTGACTACGAGACAGCCGCCAAGAAGCACTTCGACCAGGGGAGTTGGGACTTCATCGCCGGCGGCGCCGGCCAGGAGCGCACCCTGGCGGCCAATCTGGCGGCCTTCGACCGGGTGCGGCTGCAGTCGCGGGTGCTGACCGGCGCGGGGCTGCCCGAGACCAAGACCACGCTGCTGGGCCGCAGCTGGTCCGCGCCGATCGCGGTGGCGCCGATGGCCTACCACACGCTCGCCGATCCGGAGGGCGAGGTGGCCACCGCGCGGGCCGCCGGCGCGGCCGGCCTCCCGCTGGTGGTGAGCACCTTCGCCGGGCGGACCTTCGAGTCGATCGCCGAGGCCGCCACCGCGCCACTCTGGCTCCAGGTGTACTGCTTCCGCGACCGCTCGACCACCCGCCGGCTGGTGGAGCGGGCCGAGCGGGCCGGCTTCGAGGCGCTGGTGCTCACCGTCGACGCGCCCCGGCTCGGCCGCCGGCTGCGCGACCTGCGCAACGGCTTCCGGCTGCCGGACGGGATGGTGCCGGCCAACCTCACCGGTGGCGACTACGCCTCCCCGAGTGCCCACGCGCTCACCGAGTTCGATCCCGCACTGGACTGGTCGGTCATCGACTGGCTGCGCGAGGTCAGCTCACTTCCCGTGCTGGTCAAGGGAGTTATGAGTACAAGCGACGCCCGGGCGGCAGTCCGCGCGGGCGTCGACGGCATCGTGGTCTCCAACCACGGCGGCCGCCAACTGGACGGCGCCCCGGCCACCCTCGACGTGCTGCCCGGGATCACCGCGGCGGTCGGCGGTGCCTGCCCGGTGCTGGTCGACGGCGGCATCCGGCGCGGCGCCGACGTGCTGGCCGCACTGGCGCTCGGCGCGGACGCGGTGCTGCTGGGCCGGCCCGTGCTGCACGGCCTCGCGGTGGGCGGGGAGCGGGGCGCGGCACACCTACTGGACCTGATCACCGAGGAGTTGGTCGAAGCCATGGCACTCACCGGGACCCCATCGGTCGCCGAGACGGGCCCGAGCCTCGTCGGCGCGGAACCGGAAGCCGCCCCGGCCCCGGGCGCGGTCCAGGCCGTGCCGGCCGCCGGGCTGCGCAAGGCGGAGCTGCACGGCAGCCTCAGCGACCCGGTGCTGGACACCATGAACTTCCTCAACGAGGTCACCACCCGCTACCCGCAGGCGATCTCGTTCGCCCCCGGGCGTCCGTACGACGGCTTCTTCGACACCGAGCAGATCTTCACCCATCTGCGGCGCTACCTGGACCACCTGGAGGCGCAGGGAGCCTCTCCCGACCAGGTGCGCTCCGCGCTCTTCCAGTACGGCCCGACCAGCGGCCAGATCCGCGAGCTGATCGCCGACTCGCTGCGCAAGGACGAGAACACCGACGTCGCCCCCGAGTCGATCGTGGTCACGGTGGGCTGCCAGGAGGCGATGTTCCTCGCTGTGCGGGCGCTGATCTCCGGGCCCGAGGACGTGCTGCTGGTCTCCAGTCCCTGCTACGTGGGGATCACCGGCGCGGCCCGACTGCTGGACGTCACCCCGACCGCCGTGGCCGAGCGCGAGTCGGGCTTCGACTGCGCCGATCTGGAAGCGGCCATCCTGGCCGAGCGGGCCCGCGGCCGCCGTCCCCGGGCGTTCTACGTGATCCCCGACCACTCCAACCCTTCCGGCACCACGATGCCGCTGCAGACCCGGCTCGACCTGCTCGACCTGGCGCAGCGCCACGACATCCTGCTGCTGGAGGACAGCCCGTACCGGATGGTCAGCCCCGGGCAGCAGCTGCCCACGCTGAAGTCCCTGGACCGCCACCGGCGGGTGGTGCAGCTGGGGTCGCTCTCCAAGACGCTCTTCCCCGGCGCCCGGGTCGGCTACGTGGTGGCCGACCAGCCGGTGGTGGACGCCGACGGCCGCACCGGCCTGCTGGCCGACGAGCTCACCAAGATCAAGAGCATGATCACGGTGAACACCTCGGCCGTCAGCCAGGCCGTGGTGGCGGGCATGCTGCTGGCCGCCGACGGCCGGACCTCCGAGCTGAACACCGAGACCGCCGCCTACTACGGCGACGCCATGCGGGTCACCCTGGAGGAGCTGGCCAGGCAGTTCCCGCCCGCCGAGCGGGAAGCCCTCGGGGTGCGCTGGAACGAGCCCACCGGCGGCTTCTTCCTCAGCCTGACCGTCCCGTTCCGGGCCGACAACGCGGCGCTGATCCGCTCGGCCGAGGACTTCGGCGTGATCTGGACGCCGATGTCCTACTTCTATCCCGACGGCGGTGGCGAGCACGCCATCCGACTGTCCGTCAGCTACCTGACGCACCGGCAGATCGCCGATGGCACGGCCAGGTTGGCCCAGTTCATCAAGTCCCAGGTCCGCAGCTGA
- the hppD gene encoding 4-hydroxyphenylpyruvate dioxygenase, with translation MEQHGDGIADVALTCDDVTATAAAAVAAGATVTHSVQGLPVVSGFGDVVHTLLPADPLVNGLPGGRSWVLTPGVTAESATGRITGLDHIAVCLEGGTLEKYADFYREAFGMFRYSSEYVAVGDQAMDSIVVRSDSGSVIFTLVAPDPGKQPGQLDNYLERNGGAGVQHLAFLTGEIIPAVHERRERGVVFLDTPDSYYDMLGERLPGLRVEIEELREAKVLADRDEWGDLLQLFTRSPYPRNTLFFELIQRNGSRGFGSANIRALYEAVERDRLTAG, from the coding sequence CTGGAGCAGCACGGCGACGGCATCGCCGACGTCGCGCTGACCTGTGACGACGTGACGGCGACCGCCGCCGCGGCGGTCGCCGCCGGCGCCACGGTGACCCACTCCGTGCAGGGCCTGCCGGTCGTGTCCGGTTTCGGAGACGTCGTGCACACCCTGCTGCCGGCCGATCCGCTGGTGAACGGCCTTCCCGGCGGTCGCAGTTGGGTTCTCACGCCGGGGGTCACCGCCGAGTCGGCAACCGGTCGGATCACCGGCCTGGACCACATCGCGGTCTGCCTTGAGGGCGGCACGCTGGAGAAGTACGCCGATTTCTACCGCGAGGCCTTCGGGATGTTCCGCTACTCCTCGGAGTACGTCGCGGTCGGCGACCAGGCGATGGACTCCATCGTGGTGCGCAGTGATTCGGGCAGCGTCATATTCACCCTGGTCGCACCGGACCCGGGCAAGCAGCCCGGACAGCTCGACAACTACCTGGAGCGCAACGGCGGTGCGGGGGTCCAGCACCTCGCCTTCCTGACCGGGGAGATCATCCCCGCGGTCCACGAACGCCGCGAGCGGGGCGTCGTGTTCCTCGACACCCCGGACAGCTACTACGACATGCTCGGCGAGCGGCTTCCCGGCCTGCGCGTGGAGATCGAGGAGCTGCGCGAGGCCAAGGTCCTGGCGGACCGCGACGAGTGGGGCGACCTGCTGCAGCTTTTCACCCGCTCGCCCTATCCCCGCAACACGCTCTTCTTCGAGCTCATCCAGCGCAATGGCTCGCGCGGCTTCGGCAGTGCCAACATCCGCGCCCTGTACGAAGCGGTCGAGCGCGATCGGCTGACCGCGGGATGA
- a CDS encoding MBL fold metallo-hydrolase, with product MADEQLFLRSKVIIEPLVDRFVAQPHTMAPVQAAMNLAFLHVPLLESYLQSPQVHVAASNNPELRGGYFINIPEERADEVRELLATIKRDRADMLKFAEAIAAGQEILRANATGFDLTPLYPKMPDELGGLVELAYDTDNQAQLRFMEPVLYTSPYYQESRQSVQLSFETGIERPFILSTPRLPSEDVLELDIPFRHPGLTELFKARVKPTTLAHLREALELNDEQAAVLRTMLSETPALNEDRHIESGGRIRYFGHACLVLQTPEAAIVTDPFISADSDAGDRYTLDDLPDYIDLVLITHGHQDHIVMETLLQLRGRVGKIVCPRYSRGNLADPSIALMLKHQGFDVVEVDDFDEVEFPGGKITATPFLGEHCDLDIRAKSTYWAELAGKKVFIGADSSGIDPKLYRYVKNHLGTADYAFLGMECDGAPLTWLYQALLTIPVTKKMSNSRKLSGSNAEQAAAIMVELGAKEAYIYAMGEEDWLGHVMATTYTPDTYQIKQVEEFLGWCKERDIPAGHLFKQQEWRW from the coding sequence ATGGCTGACGAGCAGTTGTTCCTGCGGTCGAAGGTCATTATCGAGCCGTTGGTGGACAGGTTCGTGGCGCAGCCGCACACGATGGCGCCGGTGCAGGCGGCGATGAACCTGGCGTTCCTGCACGTGCCGCTGCTGGAGTCGTACCTGCAGTCGCCGCAGGTGCACGTCGCGGCGAGCAACAACCCGGAGCTGCGCGGCGGTTACTTCATCAACATCCCGGAGGAGCGCGCCGACGAGGTGCGCGAGCTGCTCGCCACGATCAAGCGTGACCGGGCCGACATGCTGAAGTTCGCCGAGGCGATCGCCGCCGGCCAGGAGATCCTGCGGGCGAACGCCACCGGCTTCGACCTGACCCCGCTCTACCCGAAGATGCCGGACGAGCTGGGTGGTCTGGTCGAGCTGGCCTACGACACCGACAACCAGGCGCAGCTGCGCTTCATGGAGCCGGTGCTCTACACCAGCCCCTACTACCAGGAGTCGCGCCAGTCGGTGCAGCTCTCCTTCGAGACCGGCATCGAGCGCCCGTTCATCCTGAGCACCCCGCGGCTGCCCTCCGAGGACGTGCTCGAGCTGGACATCCCGTTCCGCCACCCGGGCCTGACCGAGCTGTTCAAGGCCCGGGTCAAGCCGACCACGCTGGCCCACCTGCGCGAGGCCCTGGAGCTGAACGACGAGCAGGCGGCCGTGCTGCGCACGATGCTGAGCGAGACCCCGGCCCTGAACGAGGACCGCCACATCGAGTCCGGCGGCCGGATCCGGTACTTCGGCCACGCCTGCCTGGTGCTGCAGACGCCCGAAGCCGCCATCGTCACCGACCCGTTCATCAGCGCGGACAGCGACGCCGGCGACCGCTACACCCTGGACGACCTGCCGGACTACATCGACCTGGTGCTGATCACCCACGGCCACCAGGACCACATCGTCATGGAGACCCTGCTGCAGCTGCGCGGCCGGGTCGGCAAGATCGTCTGCCCGCGCTACTCCCGCGGCAACCTGGCCGACCCGTCGATCGCGCTGATGCTCAAGCACCAGGGCTTCGACGTGGTCGAGGTCGACGACTTCGACGAGGTCGAGTTCCCGGGCGGCAAGATCACCGCCACCCCGTTCCTGGGCGAGCACTGCGACCTGGACATCCGTGCCAAGTCGACCTACTGGGCCGAGCTGGCGGGCAAGAAGGTGTTCATCGGTGCCGACTCCTCCGGCATCGACCCGAAGCTCTACCGCTACGTCAAGAACCACCTGGGCACCGCCGACTACGCCTTCCTCGGCATGGAGTGCGACGGCGCCCCGCTCACCTGGCTCTACCAGGCGCTGCTGACCATCCCGGTCACCAAGAAGATGAGCAACTCCCGCAAGCTGTCCGGCTCCAACGCCGAGCAGGCCGCCGCGATCATGGTCGAGCTGGGCGCCAAGGAGGCCTACATCTACGCGATGGGCGAGGAGGACTGGCTGGGCCACGTGATGGCCACCACCTACACCCCGGACACGTACCAGATCAAGCAGGTCGAGGAGTTCCTCGGCTGGTGCAAGGAGCGCGACATCCCGGCCGGCCACCTGTTCAAGCAGCAGGAGTGGCGCTGGTAG
- a CDS encoding beta-ketoacyl-ACP synthase 3: MPAAGSTSSSRDGLGLPAAVLAGLGTCLPVTEIHNADLVALLDTTDEWIRSRTGIAARRRAGDEVSMRDLACEAGANALRSAGLETVGGVVLATTTPDRPCPAGAPEIAHRLGLGQVPAFDVAAVCSGFVYAAAVAAGLITSGVVDSVLVVASELYSRIIDPMDRGTAVIFGDGAGAVVLRRGTAAEQGALLAFDLGADGSGHDLIHVPGEREQPDGPRWFSMAGRKVYLRAVEQMAASTSRVLKDCGWSPEAVGALVPHQANGRIIQAVAERLGVPPGNAVCEIARVGNTSAASIPLALAAALATGQLAPGARTVLTAFGGGLSWGSAALTWPQLRAVHSEF; the protein is encoded by the coding sequence ATGCCGGCCGCAGGATCCACGTCATCGTCCCGGGACGGCCTCGGGCTTCCGGCCGCCGTACTCGCCGGCCTCGGCACCTGCCTGCCGGTCACCGAGATCCACAACGCCGACCTGGTGGCCCTGTTGGACACCACCGACGAGTGGATCCGCTCCCGCACCGGCATCGCCGCCCGGCGCCGGGCAGGCGACGAAGTGTCGATGCGCGACCTGGCCTGCGAGGCGGGCGCCAACGCGCTGCGCTCCGCGGGCCTGGAGACGGTCGGCGGCGTGGTGCTGGCCACCACGACGCCGGACCGCCCGTGCCCGGCCGGAGCCCCGGAGATCGCCCACCGCCTCGGCCTCGGCCAAGTCCCGGCGTTCGACGTCGCTGCCGTGTGCAGCGGGTTCGTCTACGCCGCGGCGGTGGCCGCCGGTCTGATCACCAGCGGGGTGGTCGACAGCGTCCTGGTCGTCGCGTCCGAGCTCTACTCCCGGATCATCGACCCGATGGACCGCGGCACCGCCGTGATCTTCGGTGACGGCGCGGGCGCCGTGGTGCTGCGCCGCGGCACGGCGGCCGAGCAGGGCGCGCTGCTGGCGTTCGACCTCGGGGCCGACGGCTCCGGCCACGACCTCATCCACGTGCCCGGCGAACGCGAACAGCCGGACGGCCCGCGCTGGTTCAGCATGGCCGGCCGCAAGGTGTACCTGCGGGCCGTGGAGCAGATGGCGGCGTCCACTTCGCGGGTGCTCAAGGACTGCGGTTGGAGCCCCGAGGCGGTCGGCGCGCTGGTGCCGCACCAGGCGAACGGCCGCATCATCCAGGCGGTGGCCGAGCGGCTCGGCGTGCCGCCCGGGAACGCGGTCTGCGAGATCGCCCGGGTCGGCAACACCTCGGCCGCCTCCATCCCCCTGGCCCTGGCCGCCGCGCTGGCCACCGGTCAGCTGGCACCCGGTGCCCGCACCGTTCTCACCGCCTTCGGCGGTGGGCTGAGTTGGGGTTCGGCCGCCCTCACCTGGCCGCAACTGCGGGCCGTGCATTCAGAGTTCTGA
- a CDS encoding acyl carrier protein has protein sequence MFEYLCTILSTTYQVSGTIEPTMTFNDLELDSLSLAELGAQLEDDLGVTVEEENLTAETTVADIAALLEAQGAVVPA, from the coding sequence ATGTTCGAGTATCTCTGCACCATCCTCAGCACGACCTACCAGGTCTCCGGGACCATCGAGCCGACCATGACGTTCAACGACCTGGAACTCGACTCGCTGTCGCTGGCCGAGCTGGGTGCCCAGTTGGAGGACGACCTGGGCGTCACCGTCGAGGAGGAGAACCTGACCGCCGAGACCACCGTGGCCGACATCGCCGCGCTGCTGGAGGCGCAGGGCGCGGTCGTCCCGGCATGA
- a CDS encoding beta-ketoacyl-[acyl-carrier-protein] synthase family protein, with translation MITGIGMVTPAGADTATTWKTVCAGRPTAAADPRLAGLTIDFSCMVTGFDAELVLGVDARRMDPFTQFAVAAARAAVADAELADGSWHPTRAGVVLGTAVGGQQTWEEQGQRLRDRGARMVNPLTVPRAIPNIAAGTVAMDLGLHGPSLSVATACASGTTALGHALDLIRAGRCDVVLAGGTEATSTPLLATAFDRLKALSRNSANPAGACRPFDEQRDGFVLGEGATMLVLERAADAAARGRRAYARLLGYGSTSDAYHLTSPAPDGHWAELALRQALADAGVHASDVALVNAHATSTPQGDAIEARLIERVFGRGAAVTSTKGVTGHLLGAAGAVEAGLTALSIAQGVIPPTANFGSADADAADIDIVHGTAREVPVPLAVSNSFGFGGQNAVVVLGSV, from the coding sequence GTGATCACCGGGATCGGTATGGTCACGCCGGCCGGGGCCGACACCGCCACGACCTGGAAGACGGTCTGCGCCGGGCGGCCCACGGCGGCGGCCGACCCTCGACTGGCCGGCCTGACCATCGACTTCAGCTGCATGGTGACCGGGTTCGACGCCGAGCTGGTCCTCGGCGTCGACGCCCGCCGGATGGATCCCTTCACCCAGTTCGCCGTCGCGGCAGCCCGCGCGGCCGTCGCCGACGCGGAACTGGCCGACGGGTCCTGGCACCCCACCAGGGCGGGGGTCGTCCTCGGCACCGCTGTCGGCGGCCAGCAGACCTGGGAAGAACAGGGGCAACGCCTGCGGGATCGCGGCGCGCGCATGGTCAACCCGCTGACCGTGCCCCGGGCCATCCCCAACATCGCCGCCGGCACGGTGGCCATGGATCTCGGTCTGCACGGGCCCTCGCTGAGCGTCGCCACCGCCTGTGCGAGCGGCACCACCGCGCTCGGGCACGCCCTGGACCTGATTCGCGCGGGCCGCTGCGACGTGGTGCTGGCGGGCGGCACCGAGGCGACCTCGACGCCGCTGCTGGCCACCGCGTTCGACCGGCTCAAGGCGCTCTCCCGGAACTCGGCGAACCCGGCCGGTGCCTGCCGGCCGTTCGACGAGCAGCGCGACGGATTCGTCCTCGGCGAGGGTGCGACCATGCTGGTGCTGGAGCGGGCCGCGGACGCCGCGGCGCGGGGCAGGCGCGCCTACGCCCGGCTCCTGGGCTACGGCTCGACCTCCGACGCCTACCACCTCACTTCACCGGCGCCCGACGGCCACTGGGCCGAACTCGCCCTCCGGCAGGCGCTCGCCGACGCCGGCGTCCATGCCTCGGATGTGGCGCTCGTCAACGCCCATGCGACCAGCACCCCCCAGGGGGATGCCATCGAGGCCCGGCTGATCGAGCGGGTATTCGGGCGGGGCGCGGCGGTCACCTCGACCAAGGGGGTGACCGGCCACCTGCTCGGCGCGGCCGGGGCGGTCGAGGCCGGGCTCACCGCGCTGTCGATCGCGCAGGGGGTGATTCCGCCCACCGCCAACTTCGGCTCCGCCGACGCGGATGCCGCCGACATCGACATCGTCCACGGTACGGCCCGGGAGGTTCCGGTCCCGCTGGCCGTGAGCAACTCCTTCGGCTTCGGCGGTCAGAACGCGGTCGTCGTCCTGGGGAGCGTCTGA
- a CDS encoding YbaK/EbsC family protein, producing the protein MDRLAGHHQVGLVAGEDIPELQLMADPALFDQEELYFNAARLDRSVVIRAADYRRLVAPQLAAISEQPR; encoded by the coding sequence GTGGACCGACTCGCCGGGCACCACCAGGTCGGGCTGGTAGCCGGTGAGGATATCCCCGAACTCCAGCTGATGGCCGACCCGGCCCTGTTCGATCAGGAAGAGCTGTACTTCAACGCGGCCAGGCTCGATCGGTCCGTGGTGATCCGGGCTGCCGACTACCGTCGGCTGGTGGCACCGCAGTTGGCCGCGATCTCCGAGCAACCGCGCTGA
- the dpgC gene encoding (3,5-dihydroxyphenyl)acetyl-CoA 1,2-dioxygenase DpgC — protein sequence MLPEFTETGRVDLGSVQLERTGSTARLTMVRVDCLNAEDNRQIDDIETAVDLALLDPSVEVGLLRGGVMTHPRYRGRRVFSAGINLKSLHGGGISLTDFLLRRELGYIHKILRGIRVDGTGWRPDTVEKPWTAVVDTFAIGGGMQLLLVFDEVLAASDAFFSLPAAAEGIVPGAANFRLSKVVGPRVSRQVILGGRRLWATEPSAAGLVDEVHEPDELDAAAERSVQRLRGQAVLANRRMLNLADESMDEFRCYMAEFSLQQALRLYSSDVIDKVTRFSASKPTAVGAGA from the coding sequence CTGCTGCCGGAGTTCACCGAGACCGGACGGGTCGACCTGGGCTCCGTCCAGCTGGAGCGCACCGGCAGCACGGCGCGGCTGACGATGGTCCGCGTCGACTGCCTCAACGCCGAGGACAACCGGCAGATCGACGACATCGAGACCGCCGTCGACCTCGCCCTGCTCGACCCGTCCGTCGAGGTCGGGCTGCTGCGCGGCGGCGTGATGACGCATCCGCGCTACCGGGGCCGCCGGGTGTTCAGCGCCGGCATCAACCTCAAGTCGCTGCACGGCGGCGGGATCTCACTGACCGACTTCCTGCTGCGGCGGGAACTCGGCTACATCCACAAGATCCTGCGCGGCATCCGGGTGGACGGCACCGGCTGGCGTCCCGACACCGTGGAGAAGCCCTGGACGGCGGTGGTGGACACCTTCGCCATCGGCGGCGGCATGCAGCTGCTGCTGGTGTTCGACGAGGTCCTGGCGGCCTCCGACGCCTTCTTCAGCCTGCCCGCGGCGGCCGAGGGCATCGTGCCCGGGGCCGCCAACTTCCGGCTGAGCAAGGTCGTCGGGCCCCGGGTGTCCCGCCAGGTGATCCTCGGCGGGCGGCGACTGTGGGCCACCGAGCCCTCAGCCGCCGGGCTGGTCGACGAGGTCCACGAGCCCGACGAGCTGGACGCCGCGGCCGAGCGCAGCGTCCAGCGGCTGCGCGGCCAGGCCGTGCTGGCCAACCGGCGGATGCTCAACCTCGCGGACGAGTCGATGGACGAATTCCGCTGCTACATGGCCGAGTTCTCGCTCCAGCAGGCGCTGCGCCTGTACAGCTCGGACGTGATCGACAAGGTCACCCGGTTCTCCGCGTCCAAGCCGACCGCTGTCGGTGCCGGTGCCTGA
- the dpgB gene encoding enoyl-CoA-hydratase DpgB encodes MKRSTTTEQQSAAPTEGEALRLRIDGRKGLTPEAVAAVTAVCDVAEDGAGAGKVIVEVSGAPEAAWSTDLTVSLVSKWERAVRRLERLPATTIAVADGDCGGLALDAMLATDYRIATGTVRLVVPVGDGTAWPGMAIYRLARHGAHTAAIRRAVLFGTPIAAADAVALHLVDELAADPAAALALAAERGGAVTGTELAIRRQLMVDAAATSFDEALGVHLAACDRTLRRAAVAVDS; translated from the coding sequence ATGAAGCGCAGCACGACCACCGAGCAGCAGTCCGCCGCCCCGACCGAGGGCGAGGCGCTGCGGCTGCGGATCGACGGCCGCAAGGGACTGACGCCCGAGGCTGTCGCCGCGGTCACCGCCGTCTGCGACGTCGCCGAGGACGGTGCCGGGGCCGGCAAGGTGATCGTCGAGGTGTCAGGCGCGCCCGAGGCCGCCTGGAGCACCGATCTCACGGTCTCCCTGGTCAGCAAGTGGGAGCGCGCCGTGCGCCGCCTGGAGCGGCTGCCCGCGACCACCATCGCGGTCGCCGACGGCGACTGCGGCGGACTCGCCCTGGACGCGATGCTGGCCACCGACTACCGCATCGCCACCGGCACGGTGCGCCTGGTCGTCCCGGTCGGCGACGGCACCGCCTGGCCCGGCATGGCGATCTACCGGCTCGCCCGGCACGGCGCGCACACGGCCGCGATCCGCCGGGCCGTGCTCTTCGGCACCCCGATCGCCGCCGCCGACGCGGTCGCCCTGCACCTGGTCGACGAACTGGCCGCCGACCCGGCCGCCGCCCTGGCCCTCGCCGCCGAGCGGGGCGGCGCGGTCACCGGCACCGAGCTGGCGATCCGCCGGCAGCTGATGGTCGACGCCGCCGCCACCAGCTTCGACGAGGCCCTCGGCGTCCACCTGGCCGCCTGCGACCGCACGCTGCGCCGAGCCGCCGTAGCGGTGGACTCGTGA
- a CDS encoding MbtH family protein has translation MTNPFDDPDASYLVLVNDEGQHSLWPVFVEVPAGWQTVFGEAPRQDCLDHIEKSWTDMRPKSLIEAMAKG, from the coding sequence GTGACCAACCCATTCGACGACCCCGACGCCTCCTACCTGGTCCTGGTCAACGACGAGGGGCAGCACTCCCTCTGGCCGGTCTTCGTCGAGGTCCCCGCGGGCTGGCAGACGGTCTTCGGCGAGGCCCCCCGCCAGGATTGCCTGGACCACATCGAGAAGTCCTGGACCGACATGCGCCCGAAGAGCCTCATCGAGGCCATGGCCAAGGGCTGA